The sequence CCCACGCTCTTTCGACCCTGATCTTTCTGGTGATCTTGGCGAAGCCTTGGATCAAAAAGCTGGAACGAATTAAGATCAAGTTTGGCTTGATGAATAATGAACAATGAATAATCAAGAATCAACAACGAACTTACTCAATCCACTGACAAAAAAATTTGCAAGATTTTTTTCGGGAGCAGGAATTTTAGAATCTACGTAGAAATGTAGGAATATTGAAAAAATTTAATCCGTGATTCGGACAGTATTTCCAAAACATTCCCAGAACACGATGATGACTTCTGGATTAGAAACTTAAATTTGTCTATTCGTCAAATACTCTCGAAAAACTAAATATGTAACGAGTGTACTTTTATAAAGAAAGTATTGACAGGGAAGTCAGTTAAGCTGACGCGGTCCCGCCACTGTAGTAGTGAGCGGCCTTATACAATGTCACTGGGCAACCGGGAAGACATAGGGCTGCAATGAACTTAAGCCAGGAGACCTGCTCGTTACAGATTACACAGGAACCTACGGAAGATAGGGGAGGTGCCGTTTACGCCGGAAAATCAGTGACATTATCCGGCTAGTGGAGTAACCATATCCCTTTACAGGTAGCTGTAGAGGGATTTTGCTTTTTTATGGTTTTCAAGTTACTCTAAGCGCAAATTTCTTGACCTCTAGTAGGGGACATTCATACCGATGGGAGGAGGATTATCTATGATTACGGCCACAGTGCATAGCTTAGAAGGAGCTGTCTCTAGACTGGGATTAGACCCCCTCATGGTGAATCGCTTTATGGAGGAGTGGCTACAAACTGCGCGAGAGGTCTCCTTTGAGGAAGCTAATGAGGTAGCTTGTATATTAAATAAAATGAAAAGATCCATCAAATATTATCTGGCGCCAGACCCTACCAGAGAAGGTTACCAAGTCGTGCTTATCGTGAGGAAGAATCGAGTGGTTACGATACTTACTCAGTTAACCAATTCTTTCTACGGGGTGCCGGAAGCCCAGACGGTGAATGGGACACGCATGATTAAGACTTTGGGGGGAGAAATGTACGAAGACAAAGGGAATTGGGTCAGACAACTCAGACAAAAGCACGAAAAAGTTCATTTCCGGAAAAAGCTGCGACCTTAGGAGCCAAGCAATTACTTCCTGATCAAATCATCAGTAGCTGCAACTCTATTTAGGCAAGCTTTCCCGCTCTAATAAACTGTGGAGAGTTTTTAATCTTTGCAGAGCTTTTTTAAGAAATAACTGGGGTGGGCTTTCCCGCTCCTCCGCCGTCGGATAGGCCTCCAAAGTTAAGCATCCCCGATAAGCGGTTGGAAAGTGCCGGGCTACTTGGGCCCAATCAATAATACCCTCTTCAGGCAGCCAATGCCGATCCTCCAGACCGTCATTATCCGACAGATGAGTTGTGACAAGTCGTCGGCCAAAATTCTTAAGAAGATGGAAGTCCGGTTTATCCGTTAGAAAGTAATGAGAGCTATCAAAACAAAAGCCCAAAGAGCCGGATGGAATTTTAGAAAGCAAATAGGGGACATTATCATTGCGGCGGGTGTTTTCGATAGCGATGGTCACCCCCAGGTTCTCAGCAACCCTTACGAGTTCAAACATGCTTTCGGCACCAAAATCGTTGGGCTTTGGCGTGATCTGGCCCTCCGTCAAATGCATTACCAGCATGGGAATTTCGTAGTCTGCGCAATCCTCCAGCCAGCGGATATGTCTTTGGATAAATCCCGAGCGCAGGGATTTGTTCTCTGACCACATTTCGCTGGATTCATTATAAGGTACATGCAGGTTTTCTAAGATAAGCCCCATATCTTTGACCAACTCAGGCATGCTCTCCTTCTTCATCGGCCAGGGGATGTCCTCATCCTCCCACCAGATAGAGGTAGCCTCAAATCCGGCTTCCTTAATTAATCTAAGTCGTTCCGGAAAAGGAAGTACGTAACCGAACCAGGAAAAAATACCCAGAGGATAGGAAGTTGTCATCTAAGTGCCCCCCTTTAAAAAAGTAACTCTCAACTACTCAAGTCACCAGACCCCGTATAGAAAATAATCTCCACTTGTGCTTCATAGGTTATAGATTTCAATATTCTCTAAACAGGTTAAGGAATCCTTGCAACTTTGTTGAGAAGGCAGGAATTTCTTGATTTCTATAGAACTAATAATATTGTGAATATATGACCATGGAGGTCTGACTTCAAAGGAAGTCACCTTTATGGTCTTATTTTTTTGCAGTAAGAGTATTTTATTACATTAGGAGGGCGATAAATGAGTCACTTAGATAAGCTTCTGGAGATAGAAAAGCGGCGGAAAGTACTACAGAATGCCCGAGAGGAAATCTTAGGGAAACTTATATCAGAAAGGGAACAGCGCTCTCAGTGGCTTATTAAGCTTATAGATATTGATGACGAGCTCGAAGAATTATCCAGACAAAGCAAAGCACTTACCTGAGATGTTCTTAGACATTTTCATAAGAAAATTATTTATTTGTCAAAAAATGAAAAGGAATTTTTGGCTTAATGTAGAAACAATAAACAAAATATTTTTAAAATAAGACCATGGAGGTCTGGCTTCCCTAGGAAGTCAGCTTCGTGGTCTTATTTTTTATGAAACTAAAGGAGAGGATGCATTTAATGAGAAAACTGACGGTACAATTCTTGCTTCTAATGATGTCCTTATTACTTTTAACGGGATGTGGAGGAACTGAAAGTAAGCAGGAAGGGGGCACAGTTCCCACAACAGCCCAGGTTCAAAAACAAAAGATTACGGATCTAGTCGGCAGGGAAGTTGAGTTTTCGGTTCCGGCGCAAAGGGTCGTGGCCATCGGGCCGGGGGCATTACGGTTAGTGACTTATATCGAAGGAGCAGCCATGATGGTTGGGATCGAAGAGGTTGAGAAGAAATCAAACCCGGGAAGATCCTACATGATGGCTTATCCTGACTTAAAGAAGCTGCCCAGTATTGGTCAGGGAGGACCGGATACTGCACCCAACGAGGAAAGTTTGGTTAGTGTCAAGCCGGACGTGATTTTTGTCTGTACTCTTGTCGATAAAGAAAAGGCTGATCAATTGCAAGCCAAAACAGGTATTCCCGTAGTCGCTTTAAGCTATGGGGACTTAGCGACCTTTGGTGATAATCTATATCGTTCTCTTAATTTAATCGGTTCGATCATAGGCCGGGAGAAGCGGGCCCAAGAGGTGGTTGCTTATCTTAAACAAAATGAAAATGATTTGGGAGAACGGACGAAAGGTCTTGCCGAAGGGGACAGAGCAAAAGTTTATGTAGGTGCTGTGAGCATGAAAGGAGCACGTGGGATTGAAAGCACTCAAGCACAATACCCGCCATTTAAGTACATTGGGGCAAAAAATGTTGCTGATGAAACAGGCAAAAACGGAACCGTTATGATCGATAAGGAAAAACTCATCAGCTGGAATCCGGATTTTCTGTTTCTTGATGCCGGGGGGTATGCCCTGGTTACAGAAGACTATCAGAAAAACCCTGCTTTCTACCAGTCCTTGCAGGCCATGAAAAATGACCGGGTATATAATTTGATTCCCTTTAACAACTATAACCCTAATATCGACACGGCATTTGCCGACGCCTATTACGCAGGAAAAGTAATCTTTCCGGAACAGTTTAAAGACATCGATCCGATTAAGAAAAGTGATGAAATTTATCAGTTCCTGCTGGGCAAGCCCCTGTATGCAGAAATGGCCAAAGATTTAGGCGGATTTAAAAAGCTGGAACTGGGAAAGTGATTAGAGTAACTTAGAGGTGATTAGAGTTGGTTCATAATGAAAGTGTACTGGATAGCGGGACTACAAACCATTATTTGAACTATACTTGGAAGAAAAAATTAATCTTCTTGAGTCTGGCGGCTATGACAGGAGTCCTCGCTCTCTATGCCATCAGCGCCGGCTCAGCAGAGCTCTCCCCCTGGCAAGTCTTATTAACCTTACTCGGTCAAACAGAGGGGCAGTCTCAAATTATTATCTGGTCAATCCGCCTGCCTCGTGTGCTGTCAGCCATGGTCGCCGGCATAGGTTTGGCAACTGCTGGTTCTGTGATGCAAACAATCCTCAGAAATCCCTTAGCATCTCCCAGTACTCTGGGCATTGCACAAGGCGCAGCCTTTGGGGCGGCTCTGGCCATCATAGGTCTGGGAGCAGGCAGTACTCCAAGTACCGGCGGTGGAGCCCTGCTCATAAATAACCCCTATATTGTCACGATTTCTGCCTTTATAGCAGCAATGCTCACGACATTGATTATTCTGTTTTTGGCTCAATATAAGGGAGTGTCACCAGAATCAATGGTCTTGGCCGGAGTTGCCCTGGGATCTCTTTTTTCGGCGGCCACCATGCTCCTGCAGTATTTTACTAATGATGTCAATGTGGCCGCGGTGGTTTTTTGGACCTTCGGGGATATCGGGCGGGCCGCCTGGGGAGAGTTAGGGATTATGACCTGTGTGGTCTGCGGATCCTTAATCTTTTTCCTCTTTAACCGCTGGAATTACAATGCCTTGGACAGTGGGGCAGAGACTGCCAAGGGTCTAGGCGTCAACGTAGAGAAAACGAGACAGTGGGGGATGTTCTTTGCCTCTTTGATTACAGCTACCGTCGTGTCCTTTTTAGGAATTATCGCCTTCATAGGTCTCGTGGCTCCCCACCTGGTGAAGCGCTTGATTGGCGGAGATAATCGCTTTCTGATACCGGCCTCTGGAATTATGGGGGCCTTGTTGCTGCTGGCAGCAGATACTTTGGCCAGAAGGATCATCGCCCCTGTGGTTTTGCCTGTAGGGGCAGTAACTTCTTTTCTCGGCGCACCCCTTTTCCTTTATCTGCTGGTGAGGGGGGCTAAACTGCGATGATCTTAGCTGTTAACGGGGTAGAATTTAGCTACAGCTCCCGCATAATCCTGGATAAGGTGGGCTTTTCTGTGCAAAAAGGGGAGTTTCTCTCCATTTTAGGGAACAATGGTGCAGGCAAATCCACCCTGCTCAAGACTTTGAACAGAATTTTACTGCCCCAAAAAGGCAGTATCTTATTGGACAACCAAGAGGTGTCTAAGCTGAGTCGCTTGGCTATAGCGCTAAAGATGGCCTACGTCTCCCAGCACTACGAGAGCAATCGGCAAACTGTCTTTGATGCAGTCTTATTAGGCCGCAAGCCTCATATAAAGTGGGAGGCCGCAGCCTCAGATTTGGCTTTGGTCCAAGGGGTATTGGCCAAAACCGGACTGGAAGAGTATGCTCTTCGCTACTTAGATGAACTGAGCGGAGGGGAACTGCAGAAGGTGATTATTGCCAGGGCCTTGGCTCAAGAACCTGAGGTACTGTTATTAGATGAGCCTACCAGCAACTTGGATTTAAGGAATCAAATCGAAGTGTTGAGAACCATTCAAACTGCCGCTAAGGAAAAAAATATTGCGGTAGTTGCTGTAATGCACGATTTAAATCTGGCTTTACGCTTCTCAGATAAGTTTCTGTTATTGCAGAACACCCAGGTCTTTGCCGCCGGAGGCCCGGAAGTGATGACGGCAGCAAATATCTCTCAGGCTTATGGAGTTCCGGTAAGTGTGGAGCGGGTACAGAATCAGATGGTCGTGATTCCAACTTAAGGTACATATCAGATCGTCTTCTGAAGTTATAAAGAAAAATTTCGAGCTGCAAAGATAAAAAGGTTGACTCCTCAAAAATAAGGAGTCAACTTTTATATTAAAAAGGAGGGTTTCAGTTCCGTCAGACCCAGTAACATTGTGACGGTCAGATCAAAATATTCTTAAGTCTGAATAGCGATATTCCCGATGAAGAGGAACTTTTTAAGCTTTGCAGGTGGATATATATGCACGTAAGATGCAGGCAGAAAAATTATGGAAGGTAGACTTAAGGTCATCTTAAATTAGTTAGTATCTATTAGACACCTCCTTGTAAATGAAAAAAACCCTGGAAGATATAACCAGACTTAGCGTCTAGTCAAGACCTCCATGGTCATTACATTTAGGATTTATAACTATAGTCATTATATTCTACATAAATAGGATTATTCCTTCTAGAAAGAAAAGAAATTTTTGAATTTTATAATAAGCAGCAAATTGTAAAGAAAAAAATTATATTGACAATTATACATTATAAACAAAACCATCCAAAATATAGATAATATGACGGATCATAAAGATCCTGCCAAATCCATGAAGGTCTGGAAACCATGGAGGTTTGACTTGAGAAAGTCGACTCTGTGGTTTTTTTGTTTAACAGAAAGCCTAACTGGGATTCTGACAGAGGGGTGATAGTTGGAAAAAATTGATTAAGCAGTTTATTGAGTCTCATAAAAACGTCAGCAACAAGCAGGATTCCGGTATTATAATGAAGTTTACTTCTATAAATAATAATCGAAGAGAGATATTCTTTAGCCTAGGCCAATAGGTCGGCCTATTCTGGTTCAGAAAATCAGCGTAGAATTTAATTTCTAAAATCTCGAGTATCTTGGCAGGAGAATTAAGCAGGATTGTAGAATAGTCAGTAAAACTTATATTGCTAAGCAAGACCATGAAGGTGTTTGCAGAAACCATGGAGGTTTGACTCATTAGGGTCAACTTTGTGGTTTTTTTGTTTATTTGAGGGAGGGTGAGAGCGA comes from Desulfosporosinus meridiei DSM 13257 and encodes:
- a CDS encoding sugar phosphate isomerase/epimerase family protein; translation: MTTSYPLGIFSWFGYVLPFPERLRLIKEAGFEATSIWWEDEDIPWPMKKESMPELVKDMGLILENLHVPYNESSEMWSENKSLRSGFIQRHIRWLEDCADYEIPMLVMHLTEGQITPKPNDFGAESMFELVRVAENLGVTIAIENTRRNDNVPYLLSKIPSGSLGFCFDSSHYFLTDKPDFHLLKNFGRRLVTTHLSDNDGLEDRHWLPEEGIIDWAQVARHFPTAYRGCLTLEAYPTAEERESPPQLFLKKALQRLKTLHSLLERESLPK
- a CDS encoding iron ABC transporter substrate-binding protein codes for the protein MRKLTVQFLLLMMSLLLLTGCGGTESKQEGGTVPTTAQVQKQKITDLVGREVEFSVPAQRVVAIGPGALRLVTYIEGAAMMVGIEEVEKKSNPGRSYMMAYPDLKKLPSIGQGGPDTAPNEESLVSVKPDVIFVCTLVDKEKADQLQAKTGIPVVALSYGDLATFGDNLYRSLNLIGSIIGREKRAQEVVAYLKQNENDLGERTKGLAEGDRAKVYVGAVSMKGARGIESTQAQYPPFKYIGAKNVADETGKNGTVMIDKEKLISWNPDFLFLDAGGYALVTEDYQKNPAFYQSLQAMKNDRVYNLIPFNNYNPNIDTAFADAYYAGKVIFPEQFKDIDPIKKSDEIYQFLLGKPLYAEMAKDLGGFKKLELGK
- a CDS encoding FecCD family ABC transporter permease, which produces MVHNESVLDSGTTNHYLNYTWKKKLIFLSLAAMTGVLALYAISAGSAELSPWQVLLTLLGQTEGQSQIIIWSIRLPRVLSAMVAGIGLATAGSVMQTILRNPLASPSTLGIAQGAAFGAALAIIGLGAGSTPSTGGGALLINNPYIVTISAFIAAMLTTLIILFLAQYKGVSPESMVLAGVALGSLFSAATMLLQYFTNDVNVAAVVFWTFGDIGRAAWGELGIMTCVVCGSLIFFLFNRWNYNALDSGAETAKGLGVNVEKTRQWGMFFASLITATVVSFLGIIAFIGLVAPHLVKRLIGGDNRFLIPASGIMGALLLLAADTLARRIIAPVVLPVGAVTSFLGAPLFLYLLVRGAKLR
- a CDS encoding ABC transporter ATP-binding protein, giving the protein MILAVNGVEFSYSSRIILDKVGFSVQKGEFLSILGNNGAGKSTLLKTLNRILLPQKGSILLDNQEVSKLSRLAIALKMAYVSQHYESNRQTVFDAVLLGRKPHIKWEAAASDLALVQGVLAKTGLEEYALRYLDELSGGELQKVIIARALAQEPEVLLLDEPTSNLDLRNQIEVLRTIQTAAKEKNIAVVAVMHDLNLALRFSDKFLLLQNTQVFAAGGPEVMTAANISQAYGVPVSVERVQNQMVVIPT